The following are encoded in a window of Alosa sapidissima isolate fAloSap1 chromosome 10, fAloSap1.pri, whole genome shotgun sequence genomic DNA:
- the LOC121720554 gene encoding zinc finger protein 687b-like isoform X2, whose product MSSRIPICDTGMGDMKTPDFDDLLAAFDIPDIDAKEAIQSVPEDSEGHHSSTGGAVGKIGGGGGSGLPLRPPSPPEPHQTPHATALSSQSGEPPGVSVIVKNRVRTDAFGEGECDSGRDGPGGAGAQGGAVGALPAPRLGLRMQGMGCGEPLIHNGFEECAAEASELPLSPTQTQSHSNGQLWSPASPKAAAEGASATSAGGFGRAKPLGAQGPNDTMPKARKPSVTQPQEEETHAGDVADRSAAVSASSDAPSPRVSTSPVGRASTFFSPPAPPPLSSSTAPPSPPSNSSSLFEGPLLPSSPLPSGSQLRSEVPGPALQRAASEDEESEPDLGSSPLVIQESPDLLMCSPPKFPRRKRSSSSGMFSAPSPTASPTNLPTPPATAAAPPLADCSPRQRPPSPKRTPAEQRNPEHVIEERDSPESPEPEPPASSQGKRATTLPTLTQRGPSTDQTSAPPPAAHGATWNKAEEEEEEEEEDDDDEDEEEEETMMTREEQSMETGGSSTGERVEDGEEQMEVGEQDGSPGPAAVNTDGSPSPSMMKVRIRTVKTPTGSITRTVTRVAPNGVAATGTTKDASTKASLGGQKVIRPKRPGAPLPGQNQRSKGATVLPVSTLQDASTAMLLAASKAQNKMAAASGSSKLSATAVSITKATTLPSVSSSPATSSVGASARSAAQKPVNGSILASTVATLTTGSGGNKPASIVNSGGAVISRSQSSLVEAFNKILNSKNLLPSYKPDLSTPPPAEWALPMPAAGYRCLECGDSFALERSLARHYDRRSLRIEVTCNHCAKRLAFFNKCSLLLHAREHKERGLVMQCSHLVMRPVSVEQMIGQQDTTPIGVLSTPVSSSACAPGASSPGKEESASLAGPQVLLPLPCKKAEPLQYTNNRCPECKSQFSGKAEMVAHFQEVKASANTACTQCTPPMLLPNPCSWSAHQRIHRHRSPHVCPECGGVARQASFHTHLQEACLHFTRRIGYRCFSCQVVFGGLNSVKSHIQSSHCEVFHKCPSCPMAFKSAPSAQSHISSQHPTLTSVQAKMIYKCVMCETVFTQKALLYVHFDTHLANQKVHVFKCPDCPKLYAQRASMMEHMKTAHRGSAVKQEVSVAAASSPIPAVAASSSSSSSSPALVKGKALLKMESSDGEEWGREHEEDAEEEGGKPGGRANGGGPVTPTWSCTQCQTRYTDKENYITHMAELHDKVLKKFPCDLCEGSFSSSSSLRRHIRLKHKDNRRLFLCQLCVDSKRSFSSRLSLERHMQTQHAPGAPLPGRPVDRPKRGSVFSEAADSSSELDATVSSLGGASAEEDSRLAGPPGGVSRGRGGVVKQEETTGFRCMPCGFATEDQAEFLAHIPSHRGGDGALQCQQCGACFASGPSLSRHRFISHRVRDAVPEHHHHHHHAATAAAADTDGLADGELGVDALGSGAGSPGSLSPSQQQGDEEKGPCACRVCGRRFNKASDLNTHFRTHGMAFITAHKTDKPV is encoded by the exons ATGTCATCGCGG ATACCAATCTGTGATACGGGGATGGGGGATATGAAAACCCCAGATTTCGATGACTTGCTGGCAGCGTTCGATATCCCAGACATTGATGCCAAAGAAGCCATACAGTCTGTGCCCGAGGACTCGGAAGGCCATCACAGCAGCACTGGGGGTGCGGTGGGGAAGATAGGGGGTGGAGGCGGTAGTGGTCTACCTCTTCGACCCCCCAGCCCACCCGAGCCCCATCAGACCCCCCACGCCACCGCCCTGTCATCTCAAAGCGGTGAGCCACCAGGGGTCAGTGTCATTGTAAAGAACAGGGTACGAACGGATGCGTTTGGCGAGGGAGAGTGCGACTCGGGTCGAGACGGCCCTGGTGGAGCCGGGGCGCAGGGAGGGGCGGTCGGAGCGCTCCCTGCTCCCCGTCTCGGCCTCAGGATGCAGGGAATGGGCTGCGGCGAGCCCCTGATCCATAACGGCTTCGAGGAGTGTGCGGCGGAGGCCAGTGAGCTCCCGCTGAGCCCCACTCAGACTCAGAGTCACTCCAACGGCCAGCTGTGGTCACCTGCCTCCCCAAAAGCAGCCGCCGAGGGCGCGTCAGCCACCAGTGCTGGCGGCTTTGGCAGAGCGAAGCCACTGGGGGCACAGGGTCCCAATGACACCATGCCGAAGGCTCGGAAGCCCAGCGTGACTCAGCCTCAGGAAGAGGAAACACACGCTGGTGATGTCGCAGACCGATCCGCTGCCGTCTCGGCTTCCAGCGACGCCCCGTCCCCCCGTGTGTCCACCTCGCCTGTGGGGCGGGCGTCGACATTCTTCTCCCCGCCCGCACCTCCCCCACTCTCCAGCTCCACTGCTCCCCCTTCTCCTCCGTCtaactcctcttctctctttgaaGGTCCACTTCTCCCCTCATCGCCCCTTCCCTCTGGCTCTCAGCTGCGGAGCGAAGTCCCTGGGCCCGCTTTGCAGCGTGCGGCATCCGAGGACGAGGAGTCGGAGCCGGACCTCGGCAGTTCTCCCTTGGTGATCCAGGAGAGCCCGGACCTGCTCATGTGCTCCCCTCCGAAGTTCCCCCGTCGCAAGCGCTCCTCGTCATCGGGCATGTTTAGCGCTCCCTCCCCGACTGCCTCGCCCACCAatctccccaccccccccgccACAGCTGCCGCGCCTCCCCTGGCCGACTGCAGCCCTCGCCAGCGGCCTCCCTCCCCCAAACGCACCCCCGCGGAGCAGCGCAACCCGGAGCACGTCATCGAGGAGCGGGACTCGCCGGAGAGCCCCGAGCCCGAGCCGCCGGCCTCGTCCCAGGGGAAGCGTGCCACCACGCTCCCCACCCTCACTCAGAGAGGCCCCAGCACAGACCAGACGTCGGCCCCACCACCTGCAGCTCACGGGGCCACCTGGAACAAGgcggaagaggaggaagaggaggaagaagaagatgatgatgatgaggatgaggaggaggaggagacgatGATGACGAGAGAGGAGCAGTCCATGGAGACCGGAGGGAGCAGCACAGGGGAGCGAGTGGAGGATGGGGAGGAGCAGATGGAGGTGGGCGAGCAGGACGGCAGCCCTGGCCCTGCCGCGGTCAACACCGAcggctccccctctccctccatgaTGAAGGTCAGGATCAGAACGGTCAAGACCCCTACGGGCAGCATCACAAGGACTGTGACCAGAGTGGCCCCGAACGGGGTGGCTGCCACCGGCACCACCAAGGACGCCAGCACTAAAGCTTCTCTGGGAGGCCAGAAGGTGATCCGGCCCAAAAGACCCGGCGCGCCACTTCCTGGGCAGAACCAGAGGTCAAAGGGCGCGACGGTCCTGCCTGTGTCCACCTTGCAGGATGCCAGCACCGCCATGCTCTTGGCAGCCAGCAAGGCTCAGAACAAGATGGCCGCCGCCAGCGGCTCCTCCAAGCTGTCCGCCACGGCCGTGAGCATCACCAAAGCCACCACGCTCCCCTCGGTGTCCTCGTCCCCAGCCACGTCATCTGTGGGCGCGAGCGCCAGATCCGCCGCCCAGAAGCCGGTCAACGGCAGCATCCTGGCCTCCACGGTGGCCACGCTCACCACCGGCAGCGGCGGCAATAAGCCGGCGTCCATCGTGAACAGCGGCGGCGCCGTCATCTCGCGCTCCCAGTCCAGCCTAGTGGAGGCCTTCAACAAGATCCTCAACAGCAAGAACCTGCTGCCCAGCTACAAGCCGGACCTGAGCACGCCGCCGCCGGCCGAGTGGGCACTGCCCATGCCCGCCGCCGGCTACCGCTGCCTGGAGTGCGGCGACTCGTTTGCGCTGGAGCGCAGCCTGGCGCGCCACTACGACCGGCGCTCGCTGCGCATCGAGGTGACGTGCAACCACTGCGCCAAGCGCCTGGCCTTCTTCAACAAGTGCAGTCTGCTGCTCCACGCGCGCGAACACAAGGAGCGTGGCCTGGTCATGCAGTGCTCGCACCTCGTCATGCGGCCGGTCAGCGTGGAGCAGATGATCGGACAGCAGGACACCACACCCatag GTGTGCTCTCCACCCCTGTGTCCTCGTCCGCCTGCGCCCCCGGGGCCTCTAGCCCAGGTAAGGAGGAGAGCGCCAGCCTCGCTGGCCCCCAGGTGCTGCTGCCCCTGCCCTGCAAGAAGGCCGAGCCCCTGCAGTACACTAACAACAG GTGTCCAGAGTGCAAGAGCCAGTTCAGCGGGAAAGCGGAGATGGTGGCTCACTTCCAGGAGGTCAAAGCTTCCGCTAACACT gcctgtaCCCAGTGCACCCCTCCGATGCTGCTGCCCAACCCCTGCAGCTGGTCAGCCCACCAGCGCATCCATCGCCACCGTTCACCACACGTGTGTCCCGAGTGTGGGGGCGTCGCACGCCAGGCCAgcttccacacacacctgcaggagGCCTGCCTGCACTTCACACGCCGCATCGgctacag atgTTTTAGTTGTCAGGTGGTGTTTGGTGGCCTGAACTCGGTCAAGTCCCACATCCAGTCTTCACACTGTGAGGTGTTCCACAAATGCCCCTCTTGCcccatggccttcaaatctgCCCCCAGCGCACAGAGCCACATCTCCTCCCAACACCCAACGCTCACCAGTGTCCAGGCCAA GATGATCTACAAGTGCGTGATGTGTGAGACTGTTTTTACCCAGAAGGCCTTGCTCTACGTGCATTTTGACACTCACCTGGCCAATCAGAAGGTGCACGTGTTCAAGTGTCCTGACTGCCCCAAGCTCTACGCCCAGAGGGCGTCCATGATGGAGCACATGAAG ACGGCACACAGAGGCTCTGCGGTCAAGCAGGAAGTGTCCGTCGCCGCGGCGTCTTCTCCCATCCCCGCTgtcgccgcctcctcctcctcctcctcctcctcgccggCGCTGGTCAAGGGCAAGGCTCTGCTGAAGATGGAGAGCTCGGACGGAGAGGAGTGGGGTCGAGAGCACGAGGAGGACGCCGAGGAGGAGGGCGGCAAGCCGGGAGGAAGAGCCAACGGGGGCGGACCGGTCACTCCCACCTGGAGCTGTACACAGTGCCAGACCCGCTACACTGACAAGGAGAACTACATTACCCATATGGCCGAGCTGCATGACAAG GTCCTGAAGAAGTTCCCATGTGATCTGTGTGAaggctccttctcctcctcctccagcctgAGGAGGCACATCCGCCtcaaacacaaagacaacagACGTCTCTTCCTCTGCCA gttgtgTGTGGACAGTAAGCGCTCCTTCAGCAGCCGTCTCAGTCTGGAGAGACACATGCAGACCCAGCATGCACCTGGAGCCCCGTTGCCAGGGAGACCAGTGGACCGACCG aaaCGAGGCTCTGTCTTCTCTGAAGCAGCGGACAGCTCCTCCGAACTGGACGCCACTGTGAGTTCTCTGGGCGGGGCGTCGGCGGAAGAGGACTCCCGATTGGCTGGGCCTCCAGGAGGCGTGTCtcgaggcagaggaggagtggTCAAGCAGGAGGAGACGACAGGCTTCCGCTGCATGCCCTGCGGCTTCGCCACCGAGGACCAGGCCGAGTTCCTGGCCCACATCCCGAGTCATCGTGGCGGAGACGGAGCTCTGCAGTGCCAGCAGTGCGGCGCGTGTTTCGCCTCTGGACCGTCCCTCAGCCGCCATCGCTTCATCAGCCACCGCGTGCGTGACGCGGTGCCcgagcaccaccaccaccaccaccacgccgCCACTGCTGCCGCCGCCGACACAGACGGCCTGGCCGACGGAGAGCTCGGTGTGGACGCGCTGGGGTCCGGCGCAGGCTCCCCGGGGTCGTTGTCGCCGTCGCAGCAGCAGGGCGACGAGGAGAAGGGGCCGTGCGCGTGCAGGGTGTGCGGCCGGCGCTTCAACAAGGCCTCTGACCTCAACACACACTTCCGCACGCACGGCATGGCCTTCATCACCGCTCACAAGACCGACAAGCCTGTCTGA
- the LOC121720554 gene encoding zinc finger protein 687b-like isoform X3: protein MGDMKTPDFDDLLAAFDIPDIDAKEAIQSVPEDSEGHHSSTGGAVGKIGGGGGSGLPLRPPSPPEPHQTPHATALSSQSGEPPGVSVIVKNRVRTDAFGEGECDSGRDGPGGAGAQGGAVGALPAPRLGLRMQGMGCGEPLIHNGFEECAAEASELPLSPTQTQSHSNGQLWSPASPKAAAEGASATSAGGFGRAKPLGAQGPNDTMPKARKPSVTQPQEEETHAGDVADRSAAVSASSDAPSPRVSTSPVGRASTFFSPPAPPPLSSSTAPPSPPSNSSSLFEGPLLPSSPLPSGSQLRSEVPGPALQRAASEDEESEPDLGSSPLVIQESPDLLMCSPPKFPRRKRSSSSGMFSAPSPTASPTNLPTPPATAAAPPLADCSPRQRPPSPKRTPAEQRNPEHVIEERDSPESPEPEPPASSQGKRATTLPTLTQRGPSTDQTSAPPPAAHGATWNKAEEEEEEEEEDDDDEDEEEEETMMTREEQSMETGGSSTGERVEDGEEQMEVGEQDGSPGPAAVNTDGSPSPSMMKVRIRTVKTPTGSITRTVTRVAPNGVAATGTTKDASTKASLGGQKVIRPKRPGAPLPGQNQRSKGATVLPVSTLQDASTAMLLAASKAQNKMAAASGSSKLSATAVSITKATTLPSVSSSPATSSVGASARSAAQKPVNGSILASTVATLTTGSGGNKPASIVNSGGAVISRSQSSLVEAFNKILNSKNLLPSYKPDLSTPPPAEWALPMPAAGYRCLECGDSFALERSLARHYDRRSLRIEVTCNHCAKRLAFFNKCSLLLHAREHKERGLVMQCSHLVMRPVSVEQMIGQQDTTPIGVLSTPVSSSACAPGASSPGKEESASLAGPQVLLPLPCKKAEPLQYTNNRCPECKSQFSGKAEMVAHFQEVKASANTACTQCTPPMLLPNPCSWSAHQRIHRHRSPHVCPECGGVARQASFHTHLQEACLHFTRRIGYRCFSCQVVFGGLNSVKSHIQSSHCEVFHKCPSCPMAFKSAPSAQSHISSQHPTLTSVQAKMIYKCVMCETVFTQKALLYVHFDTHLANQKVHVFKCPDCPKLYAQRASMMEHMKTAHRGSAVKQEVSVAAASSPIPAVAASSSSSSSSPALVKGKALLKMESSDGEEWGREHEEDAEEEGGKPGGRANGGGPVTPTWSCTQCQTRYTDKENYITHMAELHDKVLKKFPCDLCEGSFSSSSSLRRHIRLKHKDNRRLFLCQLCVDSKRSFSSRLSLERHMQTQHAPGAPLPGRPVDRPKRGSVFSEAADSSSELDATVSSLGGASAEEDSRLAGPPGGVSRGRGGVVKQEETTGFRCMPCGFATEDQAEFLAHIPSHRGGDGALQCQQCGACFASGPSLSRHRFISHRVRDAVPEHHHHHHHAATAAAADTDGLADGELGVDALGSGAGSPGSLSPSQQQGDEEKGPCACRVCGRRFNKASDLNTHFRTHGMAFITAHKTDKPV, encoded by the exons ATGGGGGATATGAAAACCCCAGATTTCGATGACTTGCTGGCAGCGTTCGATATCCCAGACATTGATGCCAAAGAAGCCATACAGTCTGTGCCCGAGGACTCGGAAGGCCATCACAGCAGCACTGGGGGTGCGGTGGGGAAGATAGGGGGTGGAGGCGGTAGTGGTCTACCTCTTCGACCCCCCAGCCCACCCGAGCCCCATCAGACCCCCCACGCCACCGCCCTGTCATCTCAAAGCGGTGAGCCACCAGGGGTCAGTGTCATTGTAAAGAACAGGGTACGAACGGATGCGTTTGGCGAGGGAGAGTGCGACTCGGGTCGAGACGGCCCTGGTGGAGCCGGGGCGCAGGGAGGGGCGGTCGGAGCGCTCCCTGCTCCCCGTCTCGGCCTCAGGATGCAGGGAATGGGCTGCGGCGAGCCCCTGATCCATAACGGCTTCGAGGAGTGTGCGGCGGAGGCCAGTGAGCTCCCGCTGAGCCCCACTCAGACTCAGAGTCACTCCAACGGCCAGCTGTGGTCACCTGCCTCCCCAAAAGCAGCCGCCGAGGGCGCGTCAGCCACCAGTGCTGGCGGCTTTGGCAGAGCGAAGCCACTGGGGGCACAGGGTCCCAATGACACCATGCCGAAGGCTCGGAAGCCCAGCGTGACTCAGCCTCAGGAAGAGGAAACACACGCTGGTGATGTCGCAGACCGATCCGCTGCCGTCTCGGCTTCCAGCGACGCCCCGTCCCCCCGTGTGTCCACCTCGCCTGTGGGGCGGGCGTCGACATTCTTCTCCCCGCCCGCACCTCCCCCACTCTCCAGCTCCACTGCTCCCCCTTCTCCTCCGTCtaactcctcttctctctttgaaGGTCCACTTCTCCCCTCATCGCCCCTTCCCTCTGGCTCTCAGCTGCGGAGCGAAGTCCCTGGGCCCGCTTTGCAGCGTGCGGCATCCGAGGACGAGGAGTCGGAGCCGGACCTCGGCAGTTCTCCCTTGGTGATCCAGGAGAGCCCGGACCTGCTCATGTGCTCCCCTCCGAAGTTCCCCCGTCGCAAGCGCTCCTCGTCATCGGGCATGTTTAGCGCTCCCTCCCCGACTGCCTCGCCCACCAatctccccaccccccccgccACAGCTGCCGCGCCTCCCCTGGCCGACTGCAGCCCTCGCCAGCGGCCTCCCTCCCCCAAACGCACCCCCGCGGAGCAGCGCAACCCGGAGCACGTCATCGAGGAGCGGGACTCGCCGGAGAGCCCCGAGCCCGAGCCGCCGGCCTCGTCCCAGGGGAAGCGTGCCACCACGCTCCCCACCCTCACTCAGAGAGGCCCCAGCACAGACCAGACGTCGGCCCCACCACCTGCAGCTCACGGGGCCACCTGGAACAAGgcggaagaggaggaagaggaggaagaagaagatgatgatgatgaggatgaggaggaggaggagacgatGATGACGAGAGAGGAGCAGTCCATGGAGACCGGAGGGAGCAGCACAGGGGAGCGAGTGGAGGATGGGGAGGAGCAGATGGAGGTGGGCGAGCAGGACGGCAGCCCTGGCCCTGCCGCGGTCAACACCGAcggctccccctctccctccatgaTGAAGGTCAGGATCAGAACGGTCAAGACCCCTACGGGCAGCATCACAAGGACTGTGACCAGAGTGGCCCCGAACGGGGTGGCTGCCACCGGCACCACCAAGGACGCCAGCACTAAAGCTTCTCTGGGAGGCCAGAAGGTGATCCGGCCCAAAAGACCCGGCGCGCCACTTCCTGGGCAGAACCAGAGGTCAAAGGGCGCGACGGTCCTGCCTGTGTCCACCTTGCAGGATGCCAGCACCGCCATGCTCTTGGCAGCCAGCAAGGCTCAGAACAAGATGGCCGCCGCCAGCGGCTCCTCCAAGCTGTCCGCCACGGCCGTGAGCATCACCAAAGCCACCACGCTCCCCTCGGTGTCCTCGTCCCCAGCCACGTCATCTGTGGGCGCGAGCGCCAGATCCGCCGCCCAGAAGCCGGTCAACGGCAGCATCCTGGCCTCCACGGTGGCCACGCTCACCACCGGCAGCGGCGGCAATAAGCCGGCGTCCATCGTGAACAGCGGCGGCGCCGTCATCTCGCGCTCCCAGTCCAGCCTAGTGGAGGCCTTCAACAAGATCCTCAACAGCAAGAACCTGCTGCCCAGCTACAAGCCGGACCTGAGCACGCCGCCGCCGGCCGAGTGGGCACTGCCCATGCCCGCCGCCGGCTACCGCTGCCTGGAGTGCGGCGACTCGTTTGCGCTGGAGCGCAGCCTGGCGCGCCACTACGACCGGCGCTCGCTGCGCATCGAGGTGACGTGCAACCACTGCGCCAAGCGCCTGGCCTTCTTCAACAAGTGCAGTCTGCTGCTCCACGCGCGCGAACACAAGGAGCGTGGCCTGGTCATGCAGTGCTCGCACCTCGTCATGCGGCCGGTCAGCGTGGAGCAGATGATCGGACAGCAGGACACCACACCCatag GTGTGCTCTCCACCCCTGTGTCCTCGTCCGCCTGCGCCCCCGGGGCCTCTAGCCCAGGTAAGGAGGAGAGCGCCAGCCTCGCTGGCCCCCAGGTGCTGCTGCCCCTGCCCTGCAAGAAGGCCGAGCCCCTGCAGTACACTAACAACAG GTGTCCAGAGTGCAAGAGCCAGTTCAGCGGGAAAGCGGAGATGGTGGCTCACTTCCAGGAGGTCAAAGCTTCCGCTAACACT gcctgtaCCCAGTGCACCCCTCCGATGCTGCTGCCCAACCCCTGCAGCTGGTCAGCCCACCAGCGCATCCATCGCCACCGTTCACCACACGTGTGTCCCGAGTGTGGGGGCGTCGCACGCCAGGCCAgcttccacacacacctgcaggagGCCTGCCTGCACTTCACACGCCGCATCGgctacag atgTTTTAGTTGTCAGGTGGTGTTTGGTGGCCTGAACTCGGTCAAGTCCCACATCCAGTCTTCACACTGTGAGGTGTTCCACAAATGCCCCTCTTGCcccatggccttcaaatctgCCCCCAGCGCACAGAGCCACATCTCCTCCCAACACCCAACGCTCACCAGTGTCCAGGCCAA GATGATCTACAAGTGCGTGATGTGTGAGACTGTTTTTACCCAGAAGGCCTTGCTCTACGTGCATTTTGACACTCACCTGGCCAATCAGAAGGTGCACGTGTTCAAGTGTCCTGACTGCCCCAAGCTCTACGCCCAGAGGGCGTCCATGATGGAGCACATGAAG ACGGCACACAGAGGCTCTGCGGTCAAGCAGGAAGTGTCCGTCGCCGCGGCGTCTTCTCCCATCCCCGCTgtcgccgcctcctcctcctcctcctcctcctcgccggCGCTGGTCAAGGGCAAGGCTCTGCTGAAGATGGAGAGCTCGGACGGAGAGGAGTGGGGTCGAGAGCACGAGGAGGACGCCGAGGAGGAGGGCGGCAAGCCGGGAGGAAGAGCCAACGGGGGCGGACCGGTCACTCCCACCTGGAGCTGTACACAGTGCCAGACCCGCTACACTGACAAGGAGAACTACATTACCCATATGGCCGAGCTGCATGACAAG GTCCTGAAGAAGTTCCCATGTGATCTGTGTGAaggctccttctcctcctcctccagcctgAGGAGGCACATCCGCCtcaaacacaaagacaacagACGTCTCTTCCTCTGCCA gttgtgTGTGGACAGTAAGCGCTCCTTCAGCAGCCGTCTCAGTCTGGAGAGACACATGCAGACCCAGCATGCACCTGGAGCCCCGTTGCCAGGGAGACCAGTGGACCGACCG aaaCGAGGCTCTGTCTTCTCTGAAGCAGCGGACAGCTCCTCCGAACTGGACGCCACTGTGAGTTCTCTGGGCGGGGCGTCGGCGGAAGAGGACTCCCGATTGGCTGGGCCTCCAGGAGGCGTGTCtcgaggcagaggaggagtggTCAAGCAGGAGGAGACGACAGGCTTCCGCTGCATGCCCTGCGGCTTCGCCACCGAGGACCAGGCCGAGTTCCTGGCCCACATCCCGAGTCATCGTGGCGGAGACGGAGCTCTGCAGTGCCAGCAGTGCGGCGCGTGTTTCGCCTCTGGACCGTCCCTCAGCCGCCATCGCTTCATCAGCCACCGCGTGCGTGACGCGGTGCCcgagcaccaccaccaccaccaccacgccgCCACTGCTGCCGCCGCCGACACAGACGGCCTGGCCGACGGAGAGCTCGGTGTGGACGCGCTGGGGTCCGGCGCAGGCTCCCCGGGGTCGTTGTCGCCGTCGCAGCAGCAGGGCGACGAGGAGAAGGGGCCGTGCGCGTGCAGGGTGTGCGGCCGGCGCTTCAACAAGGCCTCTGACCTCAACACACACTTCCGCACGCACGGCATGGCCTTCATCACCGCTCACAAGACCGACAAGCCTGTCTGA